From a region of the Mycoplasma miroungigenitalium genome:
- a CDS encoding leucine-rich repeat domain-containing protein, with amino-acid sequence MKFKKLLSLSAISLTTLTPLATLSCNLYEDIDGDTYIQLRDSEQKVLIIDDKITKINNSALIFKHQLEEFKSNNITDLPENLFHFNDIALKNLKTVTANSITSIGDNTFANLTGLVTVNAPKATKIGEGAFKNARKLTTLNLGVLTTINKESFSDTTSLKTLPQFAASITTLPQSVFDGCGIESFNNSNIIKVEKSAFYNSSIKTLTLKNVQEIGENALAASNLEKIEISPNAKLHPLVFGSKLKSMPSKMFDANGFLVYNETLYGFDLAKYKTANPNATEIVLPDNVKTISSKVFEKKNTGDFKTIKANHVTTVSANAFSSNSTIESIILPQAIKVETEAFAKISKLKVLTLNANCEFDITPFGKTSLPQGLFNQQGLLIVNSTLFSVKLDEAALTTDTLTLPDSITKIHSYAFGDKIKKITTLSANSVTYVAAKAFSGNKSITKATFAPNVQIDEHAYDSSALVKKTEKK; translated from the coding sequence ATGAAATTTAAAAAACTATTATCATTAAGCGCAATCTCACTAACTACCTTAACACCTCTGGCTACACTTTCATGTAATCTATATGAAGATATTGATGGAGATACTTATATCCAACTAAGAGACTCTGAACAAAAAGTATTAATTATTGATGATAAAATCACCAAAATTAATAACTCAGCACTAATTTTCAAACACCAATTAGAAGAATTTAAATCTAATAATATAACTGATTTACCTGAAAATTTATTCCATTTCAATGACATCGCATTAAAAAACCTTAAAACAGTTACCGCTAACTCAATAACCTCAATTGGCGATAATACTTTTGCCAACTTGACGGGATTAGTAACTGTTAACGCACCAAAAGCAACCAAAATTGGTGAAGGTGCTTTCAAAAACGCTCGTAAATTAACCACCCTTAATTTAGGAGTGTTGACTACTATTAACAAAGAATCATTTTCTGACACCACAAGTTTAAAAACATTACCTCAATTTGCCGCTTCAATTACAACCTTGCCACAGTCTGTATTTGATGGCTGTGGTATCGAATCATTCAATAATAGCAACATCATCAAAGTTGAAAAATCCGCATTTTATAACTCAAGTATCAAAACATTAACATTAAAAAATGTTCAAGAAATCGGCGAAAATGCCTTAGCTGCATCGAATTTAGAAAAAATTGAAATTTCTCCAAATGCTAAACTACACCCACTGGTTTTTGGTTCAAAACTAAAATCAATGCCAAGCAAAATGTTTGATGCTAACGGTTTCTTAGTTTATAACGAAACTTTATACGGATTTGATCTAGCTAAATATAAAACAGCAAATCCCAATGCCACAGAAATTGTTTTACCAGATAATGTCAAAACAATTTCAAGTAAAGTTTTTGAAAAGAAAAATACTGGCGATTTCAAAACAATTAAAGCTAACCATGTTACAACAGTTTCAGCAAACGCATTTAGTTCAAATTCAACTATTGAATCAATAATATTACCACAAGCTATTAAAGTTGAAACTGAAGCTTTTGCCAAAATCAGCAAGCTTAAAGTTCTAACATTAAATGCTAATTGTGAATTTGATATTACACCATTTGGTAAAACATCATTACCACAAGGATTATTTAATCAACAAGGACTATTAATTGTTAACTCAACATTATTCAGTGTCAAGTTAGACGAAGCTGCTTTAACAACTGATACATTAACATTGCCAGATTCAATAACAAAAATTCATTCATATGCTTTTGGAGACAAAATTAAAAAGATTACTACCCTATCAGCTAACTCAGTTACTTATGTCGCTGCCAAAGCTTTCAGCGGTAATAAATCAATTACTAAAGCAACTTTTGCTCCAAATGTCCAAATTGATGAACATGCTTATGATTCTTCCGCATTGGTTAAAAAAACTGAAAAGAAATAA
- a CDS encoding HAD-IIB family hydrolase — protein MTKIFAYDLDGTLFTSANSMHPQTQQALGFVQQSGNYNVISTGRSLGNILNALGENIKLFEYVVASNGAVVYTPQSTEAKILGKVEIDAFDSLYQTALNNDYIMRIDTTDESVSFLTPGQTPTWLKEQNIMDITKFNFLSPEDFSAYAYNHKDNIVQLALRGSTDNILNEYTHFSKVLGNKYEVKYTNKVYLDINAKNINKWTGLSYVCSLANVRSENVIAFGDSGNDVEMITHAGIGIAMGNATQEAKDAADLIIGENTTNAIAITIKEMN, from the coding sequence ATGACTAAAATTTTTGCTTACGATTTAGACGGCACATTATTTACCAGTGCCAACTCAATGCACCCCCAAACGCAACAAGCTTTGGGTTTTGTGCAACAATCAGGGAACTACAATGTAATCTCAACTGGTCGTTCATTGGGCAATATATTAAATGCTTTAGGAGAAAATATAAAACTATTCGAATACGTGGTTGCTTCTAACGGCGCAGTGGTTTACACCCCTCAAAGCACTGAAGCTAAAATCTTAGGAAAAGTCGAGATAGATGCTTTTGATTCTCTCTACCAAACAGCATTAAACAACGATTATATTATGCGTATTGATACTACTGATGAATCAGTTAGTTTTTTAACTCCGGGTCAAACCCCCACATGATTAAAAGAACAAAATATTATGGATATAACCAAATTTAACTTTCTTTCACCCGAAGATTTTAGTGCCTACGCCTACAATCACAAAGACAATATTGTACAACTTGCTTTGCGTGGTTCTACAGACAATATATTAAACGAATACACTCATTTTTCAAAGGTTTTGGGAAATAAATACGAAGTAAAATACACTAACAAAGTTTATTTAGACATTAATGCTAAAAATATTAATAAATGAACTGGTCTAAGTTATGTTTGCTCATTAGCTAATGTAAGAAGTGAAAACGTAATTGCTTTTGGAGACTCGGGTAATGACGTTGAAATGATTACTCATGCTGGCATTGGTATCGCAATGGGCAACGCAACACAGGAGGCCAAAGACGCGGCGGACTTAATTATTGGCGAAAACACAACTAATGCTATTGCCATAACTATCA